One Bos indicus isolate NIAB-ARS_2022 breed Sahiwal x Tharparkar chromosome 22, NIAB-ARS_B.indTharparkar_mat_pri_1.0, whole genome shotgun sequence DNA window includes the following coding sequences:
- the ITIH3 gene encoding inter-alpha-trypsin inhibitor heavy chain H3 isoform X2: MALAQWPYLILALLSGLAVSGFPRNPSLLLGAVDGIEVYSTKVNCKVTSRFAHNVVTTRAVNHANTAKEVSFDVELPKTAFITNFTLTIDGVTYPGKVKEKEVAKKQYEKAVSQGKTAGLVKASGRKLEKFTVSVNVAAGSKVTFELTYEELLKRHKGKYEMYLKVQPKQLVKHFEITVDIFEPQGISTLDAEASFITNDLLGSALTKSFSGKKGHVSFKPSLDQQRSCPTCTDSLLKGDFIITYDVNRESPANVQIVNGYFVHFFAPQGLPVVPKSVVFVIDVSGSMHGRKMEQTKDALLKILEDVKQDDYLNFILFSGDVTTWKDSLVPATPENIQEASKFVMDIQDRGMTNINDALLRGISMLNKAREEHTVPERSTSIIIMLTDGDANVGESRPEKIQENVRNAIGGKFPLYNLGFGNNLNYNFLENMALENHGLARRIYEDSDANLQLQGFYEEVANPLLTGVEVEYPQNAILDLTQNSYQHFYDGSEIVVAGRLADEDMNSFKAAVKGHGAINDLTFTEEVDMKEMEKALQERDYIFGDYIERLWAYLTIEQLLDKRKNAQGEEKEILTAQALELSLKYHFVTPLTSMVVTKPEDNENQTAIANKPGEGPLDAEEVPSMAYLTSYQAPQTPYYYVDGDPHFIIQIPEKDDAICFNIDEDPGTVLRLIQDPVTGLTVNGQIIGEKTGRSDSQTRRTYFGKLGIASAQMDFRIEVTWENITLWNGDSLSTFSWLDTVMVTQDGLSVMINRKKNMVVSFGDGVTFVVVLHQVWKKEPAHHDFLGFYVVNSRGMSAQTHGLLGQFFHPFDFQVSDVHPGSDPTKPDATMVVKNHQLTVTRGSQKDYRKDISVGRNVACWFVHNNGQGLIDGIHRDYIVPNLF; encoded by the exons ATGGCGTTGGCTCAGTGGCCCTACCTCATCTTGGCCCTGCTCTCCGGCTTGGCAGTCTCTGGCTTCCCTAGAAACCCATCCCTGCTGCTTGGG GCAGTCGATGGCATCGAAGTCTACAGCACCAAGGTCAACTGCAAGGTGACCTCCCGCTTCGCTCACAATGTCGTCACCACCAGGGCCGTCAACCACGCAAACACAGCCAAGGAGGTGTCCTTCGATGTGGAGCTGCCCAAGACAGCCTTCATCACCAACTTCACCTT GACCATCGATGGTGTTACCTACCCGGGAAAGGTCAAGGAGAAGGAAGTTGCCAAGAAGCAATATGAGAAGGCCGTGTCCCAGGGCAAGACAGCTGGCCTGGTCAA GGCCTCTGGGCGGAAGCTGGAGAAATTCACGGTCTCAGTCAATGTGGCTGCAGGCAGCAAGGTCACTTTTGAGCTAACCTACGAGGAGCTGCTCAAGAGGCATAAGGGCAAGTACGAGATGTACCTCAAGGTCCAGCCCAAGCAACTGGTCAAGCACTTTGAG ATCACGGTAGACATCTTCGAGCCACAGGGCATCAGCACCCTGGATGCTGAAGCCTCGTTCATCACCAATGACCTCTTGGGCAGCGCCCTCACCAAGTCCTTCTCAGGGAAAAAG GGCCATGTGTCCTTCAAACCCAGCTTGGACCAACAGCGTTCCTGCCCAACCTGCACAGACTCCCTCCTCAAAGGAGATTTCATCATCACCTATGATGTGAACAGAGAATCTCCCGCCAATGTGCAA ATCGTCAATGGCTACTTTGTGCACTTCTTTGCACCTCAAGGCCTTCCGGTGGTGCCCAAGAGCGTGGTCTTCGTGATTGACGTCAGCGGCTCCATGCACGGTCGGAAAATGGAACAG ACAAAGGATGCCCTCCTCAAAATTCTGGAGGATGTCAAACAGGATGACTACTTGAATTTCATTCTGTTCAGTGGAGACGTGACCACTTGGAAAGACAGTTTAGTTCCAGCCACTCCTGAGAACATCCAGGAAGCCAGTAAATTTGTGATGGATATTCAAGACCGAGGAA TGACCAACATCAATGACGCACTGCTGAGGGGCATCAGTATGCTGAACAAGGCCCGGGAGGAGCATACAGTCCCAGAGAGGAGCACCTCCATTATCATCATGCTGACCGACGGGGACGCCAATGTGG GTGAAAGCAGACCTGAGAAAATCCAAGAGAATGTGCGGAATGCCATTGGCGGCAAGTTCCCCTTGTATAACTTGGGCTTTGGCAACAATCTGAATTATAACTTCCTGGAAAATATGGCCCTGGAGAACCATGGGCTTGCCCGGCGCATTTATGAGGATTCCGATGCCAACTTGCAGTTGCAG GGCTTCTATGAGGAGGTGGCCAACCCACTGCTGACAGGCGTGGAGGTAGAGTACCCTCAGAATGCCATCCTGGACCTCACCCAGAACAGTTACCAGCACTTCTATGATGGCTCTGAGATTGTGGTAGCCGGGCGCCTGGCGGATGAGGACATGAACAGCTTTAAGGCAGCTGTGAAAGGCCACGGG gccATCAACGACCTGACCTTCACCGAGGAAGTGGACatgaaggagatggagaaggcccTGCAGGAGCGGGACTACATTTTTGGGGACTACATTGAGCGGCTCTGGGCCTACCTCACCATCGAGCAGCTGCTGGACAAACG CAAGAATGCCCAGGGTGAGGAGAAGGAGATTCTCACGGCCCAGGCCTTGGAGCTGTCCCTCAAGTACCACTTCGTGACTCCGCTGACCTCCATGGTGGTGACCAAGCCTGAGGACAACGAGAACCAGACGGCCATTGCCAACAAGCCCGGAGAAG GGCCTCTGGATGCAGAAG AGGTCCCGTCCATGGCTTACCTGA CCAGCTACCAGGCTCCCCAAACACCCTACTACTACG TGGATGGGGACCCCCATTTCATCATCCAAATTCCAGAGAAGGATGATGCCATCTGCTTCAATATTGATGAAGACCCAGGCACAGTGCTGCGCCTCATTCAGGACCCTGTCACAG GCCTCACAGTTAACGGGCAGATCATTGGTGAGAAGACAGGCCGCTCAGATTCCCAGACCAGAAGGACTTACTTTGGCAAACTGGGCATTGCCAGTGCTCAGATGGACTTCCGGATTGAGGTGACATGGGAGAATATCACCCTGTGGAATGGGGACTCACTGAGCACGTTCAGCTGGCTGGACACAGTCATGGTCACACAGGACGG gCTATCTGTGATGATCAACAGGAAGAAGAACATGGTGGTCTCCTTTGGAGACGGGGTTACTTTTGTGGTTGTCCTGCATCAGGTGTGGAAGAAAGAGCCTGCCCACCATGACTTCCTCGGCTTCTATGTGGTGAACAGTCGTGGGATGTCAGCACAGACACATGGGCTGCTGG GACAGTTCTTCCACCCCTTTGACTTTCAAGTGTCTGATGTCCACCCAGGCTCTGACCCCACAAAGCCAGATGCCACAATGGTGGTGAAGAACCATCAGCTGACAGTCACCAG gGGCTCCCAGAAGGACTATAGGAAGGACATCAGCGTCGGCAGGAATGTTGCCTGCTGGTTCGTCCACAACAATGGGCAAGGGCTGATCGACGGCATCCACAGAGACTACATTGTCCCCAACCTGTTCTGA
- the ITIH3 gene encoding inter-alpha-trypsin inhibitor heavy chain H3 isoform X1, whose product MALAQWPYLILALLSGLAVSGFPRNPSLLLGKRSLPGGAVDGIEVYSTKVNCKVTSRFAHNVVTTRAVNHANTAKEVSFDVELPKTAFITNFTLTIDGVTYPGKVKEKEVAKKQYEKAVSQGKTAGLVKASGRKLEKFTVSVNVAAGSKVTFELTYEELLKRHKGKYEMYLKVQPKQLVKHFEITVDIFEPQGISTLDAEASFITNDLLGSALTKSFSGKKGHVSFKPSLDQQRSCPTCTDSLLKGDFIITYDVNRESPANVQIVNGYFVHFFAPQGLPVVPKSVVFVIDVSGSMHGRKMEQTKDALLKILEDVKQDDYLNFILFSGDVTTWKDSLVPATPENIQEASKFVMDIQDRGMTNINDALLRGISMLNKAREEHTVPERSTSIIIMLTDGDANVGESRPEKIQENVRNAIGGKFPLYNLGFGNNLNYNFLENMALENHGLARRIYEDSDANLQLQGFYEEVANPLLTGVEVEYPQNAILDLTQNSYQHFYDGSEIVVAGRLADEDMNSFKAAVKGHGAINDLTFTEEVDMKEMEKALQERDYIFGDYIERLWAYLTIEQLLDKRKNAQGEEKEILTAQALELSLKYHFVTPLTSMVVTKPEDNENQTAIANKPGEGPLDAEEVPSMAYLTSYQAPQTPYYYVDGDPHFIIQIPEKDDAICFNIDEDPGTVLRLIQDPVTGLTVNGQIIGEKTGRSDSQTRRTYFGKLGIASAQMDFRIEVTWENITLWNGDSLSTFSWLDTVMVTQDGLSVMINRKKNMVVSFGDGVTFVVVLHQVWKKEPAHHDFLGFYVVNSRGMSAQTHGLLGQFFHPFDFQVSDVHPGSDPTKPDATMVVKNHQLTVTRGSQKDYRKDISVGRNVACWFVHNNGQGLIDGIHRDYIVPNLF is encoded by the exons ATGGCGTTGGCTCAGTGGCCCTACCTCATCTTGGCCCTGCTCTCCGGCTTGGCAGTCTCTGGCTTCCCTAGAAACCCATCCCTGCTGCTTGGG aaacGGAGCCTCCCGGGAGGG GCAGTCGATGGCATCGAAGTCTACAGCACCAAGGTCAACTGCAAGGTGACCTCCCGCTTCGCTCACAATGTCGTCACCACCAGGGCCGTCAACCACGCAAACACAGCCAAGGAGGTGTCCTTCGATGTGGAGCTGCCCAAGACAGCCTTCATCACCAACTTCACCTT GACCATCGATGGTGTTACCTACCCGGGAAAGGTCAAGGAGAAGGAAGTTGCCAAGAAGCAATATGAGAAGGCCGTGTCCCAGGGCAAGACAGCTGGCCTGGTCAA GGCCTCTGGGCGGAAGCTGGAGAAATTCACGGTCTCAGTCAATGTGGCTGCAGGCAGCAAGGTCACTTTTGAGCTAACCTACGAGGAGCTGCTCAAGAGGCATAAGGGCAAGTACGAGATGTACCTCAAGGTCCAGCCCAAGCAACTGGTCAAGCACTTTGAG ATCACGGTAGACATCTTCGAGCCACAGGGCATCAGCACCCTGGATGCTGAAGCCTCGTTCATCACCAATGACCTCTTGGGCAGCGCCCTCACCAAGTCCTTCTCAGGGAAAAAG GGCCATGTGTCCTTCAAACCCAGCTTGGACCAACAGCGTTCCTGCCCAACCTGCACAGACTCCCTCCTCAAAGGAGATTTCATCATCACCTATGATGTGAACAGAGAATCTCCCGCCAATGTGCAA ATCGTCAATGGCTACTTTGTGCACTTCTTTGCACCTCAAGGCCTTCCGGTGGTGCCCAAGAGCGTGGTCTTCGTGATTGACGTCAGCGGCTCCATGCACGGTCGGAAAATGGAACAG ACAAAGGATGCCCTCCTCAAAATTCTGGAGGATGTCAAACAGGATGACTACTTGAATTTCATTCTGTTCAGTGGAGACGTGACCACTTGGAAAGACAGTTTAGTTCCAGCCACTCCTGAGAACATCCAGGAAGCCAGTAAATTTGTGATGGATATTCAAGACCGAGGAA TGACCAACATCAATGACGCACTGCTGAGGGGCATCAGTATGCTGAACAAGGCCCGGGAGGAGCATACAGTCCCAGAGAGGAGCACCTCCATTATCATCATGCTGACCGACGGGGACGCCAATGTGG GTGAAAGCAGACCTGAGAAAATCCAAGAGAATGTGCGGAATGCCATTGGCGGCAAGTTCCCCTTGTATAACTTGGGCTTTGGCAACAATCTGAATTATAACTTCCTGGAAAATATGGCCCTGGAGAACCATGGGCTTGCCCGGCGCATTTATGAGGATTCCGATGCCAACTTGCAGTTGCAG GGCTTCTATGAGGAGGTGGCCAACCCACTGCTGACAGGCGTGGAGGTAGAGTACCCTCAGAATGCCATCCTGGACCTCACCCAGAACAGTTACCAGCACTTCTATGATGGCTCTGAGATTGTGGTAGCCGGGCGCCTGGCGGATGAGGACATGAACAGCTTTAAGGCAGCTGTGAAAGGCCACGGG gccATCAACGACCTGACCTTCACCGAGGAAGTGGACatgaaggagatggagaaggcccTGCAGGAGCGGGACTACATTTTTGGGGACTACATTGAGCGGCTCTGGGCCTACCTCACCATCGAGCAGCTGCTGGACAAACG CAAGAATGCCCAGGGTGAGGAGAAGGAGATTCTCACGGCCCAGGCCTTGGAGCTGTCCCTCAAGTACCACTTCGTGACTCCGCTGACCTCCATGGTGGTGACCAAGCCTGAGGACAACGAGAACCAGACGGCCATTGCCAACAAGCCCGGAGAAG GGCCTCTGGATGCAGAAG AGGTCCCGTCCATGGCTTACCTGA CCAGCTACCAGGCTCCCCAAACACCCTACTACTACG TGGATGGGGACCCCCATTTCATCATCCAAATTCCAGAGAAGGATGATGCCATCTGCTTCAATATTGATGAAGACCCAGGCACAGTGCTGCGCCTCATTCAGGACCCTGTCACAG GCCTCACAGTTAACGGGCAGATCATTGGTGAGAAGACAGGCCGCTCAGATTCCCAGACCAGAAGGACTTACTTTGGCAAACTGGGCATTGCCAGTGCTCAGATGGACTTCCGGATTGAGGTGACATGGGAGAATATCACCCTGTGGAATGGGGACTCACTGAGCACGTTCAGCTGGCTGGACACAGTCATGGTCACACAGGACGG gCTATCTGTGATGATCAACAGGAAGAAGAACATGGTGGTCTCCTTTGGAGACGGGGTTACTTTTGTGGTTGTCCTGCATCAGGTGTGGAAGAAAGAGCCTGCCCACCATGACTTCCTCGGCTTCTATGTGGTGAACAGTCGTGGGATGTCAGCACAGACACATGGGCTGCTGG GACAGTTCTTCCACCCCTTTGACTTTCAAGTGTCTGATGTCCACCCAGGCTCTGACCCCACAAAGCCAGATGCCACAATGGTGGTGAAGAACCATCAGCTGACAGTCACCAG gGGCTCCCAGAAGGACTATAGGAAGGACATCAGCGTCGGCAGGAATGTTGCCTGCTGGTTCGTCCACAACAATGGGCAAGGGCTGATCGACGGCATCCACAGAGACTACATTGTCCCCAACCTGTTCTGA
- the ITIH1 gene encoding inter-alpha-trypsin inhibitor heavy chain H1, whose amino-acid sequence MGLRGLLCVCLVSLLALQAAAAQGSPTRNPKGGKKRMAVDAAVDGVVIRSLKVNCKVTSRFAHYIITSQVVNSADTAKEVSFNVEIPKTAFISDFAITADENAFTGDIKDKVTAWKQYRKAAISGENAGLVRASGRTMEQFSIHIIVGPRSKATFRLTYEEVLRRKLMQYDIVIKVKPQQLVQHFEIDVDIFEPQGIRKLDVEASFLPKELAAQLIKKSFSGKKGHVLFRPTVSQQQTCPTCSTTLLNGDFKVTYDVNRDDACDLLVANNYFAHFFAPQNLKKLNKNVVFVIDISSSMEGQKLKQTKEALHKILGDMRPGDYFDLVLFGSAVQSWKGSLVQASPANLEAARNFVQQFSLAGATNLNGGLLRGIEILNKAQQSLPELSNHASILIMLTDGEPTEGVMDRTQILKNVRDGIKGRFPLYNLGFGHDVDLNFLEVMSLENNGRVQRIYEDHDATQQLQGFYEQVANPLLRDVELLYPQEAVSDLTQHRHKQYYEGSEIMVAGRIADHKLSSFKADVRAHGEGQEFMTTCLVDEEEMKKLLRERGHMLENHVERLWAYLTIQELLAKRMKLEGEEKANVSAKALQMSLAYQFVTPLTSMTVRGMTDQDGLEPIIDKPLDDSLPLEMVGPRKTFMLQASQPAPTHSSLDIKKLPDQVTGVDTDPHFLIHVPQKEDTLCFNINEEPGVVLSLVQDPDTGFSVNGQLIGNEAGSPGKHEGTYFGRLGIANPATDFQLEVTPQNITLNPGSGGPVFSWRDQAFLRQNEVLVTINRKRNLVVSVEDGGTFEVVLHRVWRGSAVRQDFLGFYVLDSHRMSARTHGLLGQFFHPFDYKVSDLHPGSDPTKTDATMVVKNRRLTVTRGLQKDYRKDPRHGAEVTCWFIHNNGDGLIDGIHTDYIVPDIF is encoded by the exons ATGGGGCTGCGGGGGCTCCTCTGCGTGTGCCTGGTGTCCCTGCTCGCCCTGCAGGCCGCGGCCGCTCAGGGTTCACCCACACGCAATCCCAAAGGTGGCAAG AAGCGAATGGCTGTGGATGCA GCTGTCGATGGTGTGGTCATCCGCAGTTTGAAAGTCAACTGCAAAGTCACCTCTCGCTTCGCCCACTACATCATCACCAGCCAAGTGGTCAACAGCGCTGACACAGCCAAGGAAGTGTCCTTCAACGTGGAAATACCCAAGACGGCCTTCATCAGCGACTTTGCCAT CACAGCAGATGAAAATGCCTTCACCGGAGACATAAAGGACAAAGTGACTGCATGGAAGCAATACCGGAAAGCAGCCATCTCAGGAGAGAATGCAGGACTTGTCAG GGCCTCAGGGAGAACAATGGAGCAGTTCTCCATCCACATCATCGTCGGTCCACGGAGCAAGGCCACGTTCCGGCTGACCTATGAGGAGGTGCTGAGGCGGAAGCTCATGCAATACGACATTGTCATCAAAGTCAAGCCCCAGCAGCTGGTGCAGCATTTTGAG ATCGACGTGGACATCTTTGAGCCCCAGGGGATCAGGAAGCTGGATGTCGAGGCCTCCTTCCTCCCCAAGGAACTGGCTGCCCAACTTATCAAGAAGTCCTTCTCAGGGAAAAAG GGTCACGTGCTTTTCCGCCCCACAGTGAGCCAGCAGCAAACCTGCCCCACGTGCTCTACAACCTTGCTGAATGGGGACTTCAAGGTGACTTACGATGTCAATCGGGATGATGCCTGTGACCTCCTG GTCGCCAATAACTACTTTGCCCACTTCTTTGCTCCCCAAAACCTAAAAAAACTGAACAAGAATGTGGTTTTTGTGATTGACATCAGCTCCTCCATGGAAGGCCAGAAACTGAAGCAG ACCAAGGAGGCGCTCCATAAAATCCTGGGGGACATGCGGCCAGGAGACTACTTCGACCTGGTCCTCTTTGGGTCTGCAGTGCAGTCATGGAAGGGTTCGCTGGTGCAGGCATCTCCTGCCAACCTGGAGGCAGCTCGGAACTTCGTGCAGCAATTCTCCCTGGCCGGGG cTACAAACCTGAATGGAGGTCTGCTTAGGGGAATTGAGATCTTGAACAAAGCTCAGCAAAGTCTCCCAGAACTCAGCAACCACGCCTCAATTCTCATCATGTTGACAGATGGCGAGCCCACAGAAG GGGTGATGGATCGTACCCAAATCCTCAAGAATGTCCGAGATGGCATCAAGGGCAGGTTCCCACTCTACAACTTGGGCTTTGGCCATGATGTGGACTTGAACTTCCTGGAGGTCATGTCCCTGGAGAACAACGGACGTGTCCAGAGAATCTACGAGGATCATGATGCTACCCAGCAGCTGCAG GGTTTCTATGAGCAGGTAGCCAACCCCCTCCTGAGGGATGTGGAGTTGCTGTACCCCCAGGAAGCCGTCTCAGACCTGACCCAGCACCGCCATAAACAGTACTACGAAGGCTCGGAAATCATGGTGGCGGGGCGCATTGCTGACCACAAACTGAGCAGCTTCAAGGCGGACGTGCGAGCTCACGGG GAGGGCCAAGAATTCATGACAACCTGCCTGGTGGACGaggaagagatgaagaaactgctcCGAGAACGGGGCCACATGCTGGAGAACCACGTTGAACGCCTGTGGGCCTACCTGACCATCCAGGAGCTGCTGGCCAAGCG GATGAAGTTGGAGGGCGAGGAGAAGGCCAACGTGTCAGCAAAGGCCCTGCAGATGTCATTGGCCTATCAGTTCGTGACCCCACTGACCTCCATGACCGTCAGGGGCATGACAGACCAGGACGGCCTGGAGCCCATCATTGATAAGCCCCTGGACG aTTCTCTGCCCTTGG AGATGGTGGGACCCAGAAAGA CCTTCATGCTACAGGCCTCCCAGCCTGCTCCAACGCACTCCAGCCTCGACATCAAGAAGTTGCCAGACCAAGTGACTGGCG TGGATACTGACCCGCACTTCCTCATCCACGTGCCCCAGAAAGAGGACACGCTGTGCTTCAACATCaacgaggagcctggtgtggtCCTGAGCCTGGTGCAGGATCCTGACACAG GCTTCTCAGTGAACGGGCAGCTCATCGGCAACGAGGCTGGGAGCCCTGGGAAGCATGAGGGCACGTACTTCGGGCGTCTGGGGATCGCAAACCCCGCAACTGACTTCCAGCTGGAAGTGACTCCTCAGAACATTACGCTGAACCCTGGGTCTGGCGGGCCCGTGTTCTCCTGGAGGGACCAGGCCTTCCTGCGGCAAAATGA GGTGCTGGTGACCATCAACaggaagaggaacctggtggtgtCTGTGGAGGATGGGGGCACCTTCGAGGTCGTCCTGCACCGGGTGTGGAGGGGGAGTGCTGTCCGCCAGGACTTCCTGGGCTTCTATGTGCTGGATAGTCACCGGATGTCAGCACGGACACACGGGCTGCTGG GACAATTCTTCCACCCCTTTGATTATAAAGTGTCCGACCTCCACCCAGGCTCTGACCCCACAAAAACAGATGCCACAATGGTGGTGAAGAACCGCCGCCTGACAGTCACCAG GGGCTTGCAAAAAGACTACAGGAAGGACCCCCGACATGGGGCTGAGGTGACCTGCTGGTTCATTCACAACAATGGGGATGGGCTGATTGACGGCATCCACACTGACTATATCGTCCCTGACATCTTCTGA